From the genome of Clostridium sp. BNL1100, one region includes:
- a CDS encoding TIGR00266 family protein, with protein sequence MADVIDYKIYGDDMQIVEIELDPSEGVRAEAGAMMYMEDGIMMQTSTDGGAFKGFKRMLTGESFFITTFYNAGASKQHVAFSAPYPGKIIPLDLTKLGGNFLCQKDSFLCAASGVDIEIAFTRKLGAGFFGGEGFILQRLIGDGMAFVHSGGTIIQKNLLPGETLRVDTGCLVAFSPSVDYDIQSVGGFKNALFGGEGLFLAKLTGPGIVFLQSLPLARLSDRLSSAGARHHDQQSGIAGIGGGILGGLFGGDNKF encoded by the coding sequence ATGGCAGACGTTATTGATTATAAAATTTATGGGGACGATATGCAGATAGTGGAGATAGAATTGGACCCATCAGAAGGTGTTAGGGCTGAAGCCGGTGCAATGATGTATATGGAAGATGGAATTATGATGCAGACATCCACAGATGGCGGAGCTTTTAAGGGATTCAAGAGAATGCTTACGGGAGAAAGCTTTTTTATCACTACTTTTTATAATGCGGGTGCATCAAAGCAGCACGTTGCATTTTCAGCACCTTATCCCGGTAAGATAATCCCATTGGATTTAACAAAGCTGGGGGGCAATTTTCTGTGTCAAAAAGACTCCTTCTTGTGTGCTGCAAGCGGAGTGGACATTGAGATAGCTTTTACCAGAAAGCTTGGAGCAGGCTTCTTTGGTGGAGAAGGTTTTATTCTTCAAAGGTTGATTGGCGACGGAATGGCATTCGTCCATTCAGGGGGAACGATTATTCAGAAAAACCTTCTTCCCGGCGAAACTCTGAGAGTTGACACAGGATGTCTGGTGGCTTTTTCACCAAGTGTAGACTATGATATCCAATCTGTTGGAGGCTTTAAAAATGCACTTTTCGGCGGAGAGGGATTATTCCTTGCAAAGCTGACAGGCCCCGGCATTGTATTCCTGCAAAGTCTACCTCTTGCCAGATTATCAGACAGACTTTCATCCGCAGGAGCACGCCATCATGACCAACAGTCAGGTATTGCAGGCATTGGAGGGGGAATTCTTGGAGGTCTTTTTGGAGGAGATAATAAGTTTTAA
- a CDS encoding carbohydrate-binding protein: MLKNKATKRFISLTLSIVIVLCSILTFTVSPMVVSAATQTVYFVSPTGSDSNPGTIDAPFQTITKARDVVRTINQNMTGDIYVYLRGGDYRLTNTITFGPEDSGTNGFRIFYQAYQGEIPVLNGATKVTGWTQYNGNIYKATLNRNTKLRYLFVNDKRAQMTKKTVKGQGGYGTYTVTKGQASWAWTSGSNSDGVKYNASDVPEITSNKDDLEIVNGSTWNENIVCTRDVITSGTSRILLLQQPYGAIAQLPGWGAAFTTTSTHTIYNAFEFLNSPGQFYFNKTTKTLYYYPRSGEDMATADVEAPVLEKLIDISGKSNTNRVKNITFQGITFANTDWNLIKVGDSYGRTTCQSADGFIAYYNGNWHDTKYTLLDTYPGMINVSSSDSINFTGNIIKHSAADGITMVNDVVNSNLIGNYIYDITSSGITVGHPQHVYLGDGGEHQKYAPGVEGICTNVVINNNMLWDCSTAPGFGGCAGVTAFFVNKLKVTYNTVHTTGYNGITLGWGWCNFLDSNTCKDNVINNNRVYNALNRLHDSGAIYTIGQMPYTTINENYVKGIPDNSTGPTYGLHNDEGSAYITENDNVLDISPGVTYTINCEDYGQKHDLTIQRTYATVNKMGKNPPSSTIDMPIAVPDNVWPLAQYNIALNAGVQEAYRSILPSNLFPVQDYVFPASCATKCGADLNIRSSGNAANTVWFAPAGTTNFVVGPTMTKAAGTATSIVTPETAGTYKLFVVNSSGVKVGESDALLRVNGSASQIEAESFSSQSGIQTENCSEGGQDVGYIENGDYTVYKNFDFKNGVTGFKARVASGASGGNIEIRLDSITGPLVGTCPVTSTGGWQTWADVTCNVSGASGIHNLYLKFTGGSGYMFNLNWFQFTGGGIPPVLTGDVNGDGSVDSTDYAMMKKYLLGLINDFPVEDDLKTGDLNNDSVIDAIDLALLKKNLLNGM, from the coding sequence ATGCTAAAAAATAAGGCGACAAAAAGGTTTATATCATTAACTCTTTCTATTGTAATTGTCTTATGCAGTATCTTAACTTTTACAGTTTCCCCAATGGTTGTTTCTGCGGCAACCCAGACGGTCTATTTCGTATCCCCTACGGGAAGTGACAGTAATCCCGGAACCATTGATGCACCCTTTCAGACAATCACAAAGGCCAGGGATGTTGTACGTACTATAAACCAAAATATGACCGGTGACATTTATGTTTATTTAAGAGGAGGAGACTATCGTTTAACCAATACAATTACTTTTGGGCCGGAAGATTCAGGGACAAACGGATTCAGGATATTTTATCAGGCATATCAGGGTGAAATACCTGTTTTAAACGGTGCAACAAAGGTTACAGGGTGGACTCAATATAATGGCAATATATATAAGGCTACCTTAAACAGAAATACTAAATTAAGATACCTTTTTGTAAATGATAAGAGAGCCCAGATGACCAAAAAAACAGTAAAAGGTCAGGGCGGATATGGAACTTATACTGTTACAAAGGGACAGGCCAGCTGGGCTTGGACAAGCGGCAGCAATAGTGACGGAGTTAAGTATAATGCGTCCGATGTACCGGAAATTACAAGCAATAAGGATGACCTTGAAATAGTAAACGGTTCCACTTGGAACGAAAATATTGTTTGTACAAGGGATGTTATTACGTCCGGTACTTCCAGAATACTGCTTTTGCAGCAGCCATATGGAGCAATAGCGCAATTGCCCGGTTGGGGTGCAGCTTTCACCACTACCAGTACCCATACAATTTACAATGCATTTGAGTTTTTAAATTCACCGGGACAATTTTATTTTAACAAGACTACAAAAACTCTGTATTATTATCCGCGCTCAGGTGAGGACATGGCAACTGCCGATGTTGAGGCTCCTGTTTTAGAGAAGCTCATAGACATCTCAGGGAAGTCAAATACAAACAGAGTCAAGAATATAACTTTCCAGGGCATTACCTTTGCAAATACGGACTGGAACCTTATTAAAGTCGGAGACTCTTACGGCAGAACAACTTGCCAGAGTGCAGACGGATTTATAGCTTATTATAATGGTAATTGGCATGACACAAAATACACTCTTCTGGATACATATCCGGGTATGATAAACGTAAGCAGCAGTGATTCAATTAATTTTACAGGCAATATAATAAAGCACAGTGCTGCCGACGGAATTACCATGGTAAACGATGTTGTAAATTCAAATCTGATTGGTAACTATATTTATGACATCACATCAAGCGGTATTACGGTAGGTCATCCACAGCATGTGTACTTGGGAGACGGCGGAGAACACCAGAAGTACGCACCGGGTGTAGAAGGTATTTGTACCAATGTTGTAATCAACAATAATATGCTGTGGGATTGCAGCACTGCTCCCGGATTCGGGGGATGTGCCGGTGTTACTGCATTCTTTGTAAACAAGCTCAAGGTAACGTATAACACAGTTCACACCACAGGCTATAACGGTATAACACTTGGGTGGGGCTGGTGTAATTTCCTTGACTCAAATACCTGTAAGGACAACGTAATAAATAATAACCGTGTATATAACGCATTAAACAGGCTGCATGACAGCGGAGCAATATATACAATAGGGCAAATGCCTTATACTACTATTAATGAGAATTATGTCAAGGGAATTCCTGATAATTCAACAGGACCAACTTATGGTTTACATAACGACGAAGGAAGCGCATATATAACTGAAAATGATAATGTACTTGATATTAGTCCGGGGGTAACGTACACAATCAATTGTGAAGATTACGGACAAAAACACGACTTAACAATACAAAGAACCTATGCAACGGTTAATAAAATGGGTAAAAACCCACCAAGCAGTACAATTGATATGCCAATTGCAGTTCCGGATAATGTGTGGCCTTTGGCACAGTACAATATAGCTTTGAACGCTGGAGTTCAGGAAGCATACAGAAGCATTCTGCCAAGTAATCTGTTCCCGGTTCAGGATTATGTATTCCCTGCAAGCTGTGCAACAAAATGTGGAGCTGATTTAAACATAAGAAGTAGCGGAAATGCAGCAAATACAGTATGGTTTGCTCCCGCCGGGACAACAAATTTTGTTGTAGGGCCAACTATGACCAAGGCGGCAGGAACTGCTACATCAATTGTAACACCTGAAACGGCTGGGACGTACAAATTATTTGTAGTAAACTCGTCAGGTGTGAAGGTAGGTGAATCGGATGCATTGCTGAGAGTGAACGGTTCGGCTTCACAAATTGAAGCTGAGAGTTTCTCCTCACAATCAGGAATTCAAACTGAAAACTGCAGCGAAGGTGGACAGGACGTAGGATATATTGAAAATGGAGATTATACGGTTTACAAGAATTTTGATTTCAAAAACGGAGTTACGGGTTTTAAGGCCAGAGTAGCCAGTGGTGCCAGCGGAGGAAATATTGAAATCAGGCTGGACAGTATTACAGGGCCTTTAGTAGGAACTTGTCCGGTGACGTCCACAGGAGGATGGCAGACCTGGGCAGACGTAACATGCAATGTCAGCGGAGCCAGCGGTATACACAATTTGTACCTTAAATTCACCGGAGGCAGCGGATACATGTTCAACCTTAACTGGTTTCAGTTTACAGGCGGAGGTATACCCCCTGTACTTACAGGAGATGTCAATGGGGATGGCAGCGTTGATTCAACTGACTATGCCATGATGAAAAAGTACCTACTCGGTTTAATCAATGATTTCCCTGTAGAAGACGACCTTAAAACAGGTGACCTGAATAACGATAGTGTAATTGATGCAATTGATTTGGCACTGCTGAAGAAAAACTTGTTAAACGGTATGTAA
- a CDS encoding VOC family protein, translating to MKIEHVALYVNDLENAKDFFIKYFNAKSNQGYHNKKTDFRSYFLSFDDGAQLEIMNKPNMSDNDKYLSRTGYIHIAISVGSKETVDSLTNRLKNDGFEVASEPRMTGDGYYESCIIGFEGNQIEITL from the coding sequence ATGAAAATTGAACATGTTGCATTATATGTAAATGATTTAGAAAATGCAAAGGATTTTTTCATTAAATATTTCAATGCTAAATCAAACCAAGGATACCATAACAAGAAAACGGATTTTAGGTCATACTTCTTGTCCTTTGACGATGGGGCACAGCTGGAAATAATGAATAAACCCAATATGTCTGATAACGACAAATACTTGAGCCGGACCGGTTATATTCATATTGCCATTAGTGTTGGGAGTAAGGAAACGGTTGATAGCTTGACTAACAGATTAAAAAATGATGGATTTGAGGTTGCTAGTGAACCAAGAATGACAGGCGATGGTTATTACGAAAGTTGTATTATTGGATTTGAAGGAAATCAAATTGAAATAACTTTATAA